tagtattataaaataaaataaattgtattgtttcagGATACCCGGTGGACGGTCTCTCTCTCACAGCAGTCAGAATAGAAGGTCACGCCATACTCGGCAACCATTCAGTATTAGAGTGCCAGTTCGACTTGCAGGGAGAGACGCTCTACTCTGTGAAGTGGTACAAAGATGGTAACGAGTTCTTCCGCTATCTACCGAGAGACAAACCTCCAGTACAAGTCTTCCCAATGGAAGGCATTGACGTCGACGTAAGTCAGAACTCACATATTCTGAAACTATTTTCCCACAACAAATAGtttctaaaaaaactaataattaattttagactaTTTTACCACTAATAAGgtttttagagaaaaaaatatttactcaattttGTAAAGTATGATATTGGAGTGCAAGGTGATTATTGCTCAAGTACGAAAACGCTGGTAAGATGAAATGAAATTTCTCCTTGGAAAAAATCTGTTCCGCTACTCAAGGAAAATGTATTATGCTACGCTTAAGTTCGAGCAGAAATGTTAAACAGAACTTTATTATATCGAAAACTTACTAACAACATATAATCACAAATCCCTTAAAGTAAAATAGCATAAGTAATTTTCAACTTGCagttttagagtaatttattatatcaatttattccCTGAATTATggaatctgtaaaatatattattcaataaaacatagttttcatTCAAAAACATTACTTACATCCCACTTAAATTTAGGATTACGCCGTCtgattttaaagcatttaaactTAGCTGTACGTTTGATAAACATGTCAAAAGTCACATTCTTCTTAAAGGCAGTAATAATTCCATCAATTAATCAATCTAAGTTCTATTTTAAAACGAGAACGTAATGTAATGaggtaataatacaaaaaatgtgatTGAGAGAAACAGAAGCAAATGCAGAGAGCTCACAAACAGAACTTTGAATTAACCAGTTATATACACATGTTGCGCTATTTTAGGAGCTATGACTCTCAACAATGGGATGGTCATAAGCCAAAATGGATAGTTCTTTCAAATACTTCAACTAAAATACGTGGTGAGTCGTGCGGGTAAATTGATTATGTCATaataaaatttgactttttctGCCTCAATGCATATGACggtaattatgaaaaaattgccGCAATAACTGCAACTCATACTAGTAGTGAATAGTAGTAGTGATTATgaagttttgttatatatatatatatatttttttttttttgctcaaaatgttatagaatatcaaaaaaattgaaaaacattgtttcgaAAATAgctttttctacaaaataattagttttaaaatattttattgacaaaataacaaaaaggGGTTTCCACTGTGTAGGATTAAACGTTTAAATTAAAGTATCAAATAAGTCTGAAGCAAAGATGTAACTCTGGCCAAGtcatttcatttgtttttacaCTTTCTGAAACTGTAAGTGTTTTCATGTATTACGATATACTTTTCCTGCCTatgctatatttttatacttatagcCAACATTGGTGCAGctatgataatattttaagttacacttgtaaaattataaagtgtaattAAGTTAAACCAAATATGCATAGTTAtcgtaaatatgttaaaatgataaataaaataattttttctggtACTTAATATATTGGTATTGTTATCACCTGAAgtaaaatacattgtaatataatCTTATACGTACGATTGGGTACAAGGCTTTATTTATACTTCTTTTTAGGAAGGCTTGGtccttattacaaaatattacagtagttgaaggtttgtaatttttaagccaagattaaaaaaaacagtttgtattgtataactaatttatatGGTTCTTCATAAAGTGATCTTAGAATTTGCTCTAAGATTTTAACGTTTcggatttcattgaaataaaaaaaattgattatgtGGCGAAAATATAACCTAAAGCTCACTTAATCAATAGCACTTTTTTAGCCTAACATCAGCTGATCTCTTTCATAGGAGAAATTCCTGTACCACTTTTCCGAAAAAACTATCTTTAATAGTATACTAATTTAAGTTCATGAACCAAAATAGTGGAAAAGGGTGAATATTGATAGGGATAATGGTTAGGAATGTACtgtaagaatttttaaatagctTAGGTTGTGTATGAGGAATGTACTAAACCTTAGTGGAATTTGTTATATGcgataatatttattacattatttctaaagaaatacttattttttgaatcttttaagtacttaaataaattttttatcacgCTCACATATTTTGGTGGTTTTTATGTCTGTGaatatggaattataaatttcaaatcaaattatttattatttcgtgatataatttttattggtttcttTTTGTCGCTTTATTGTAAATAACGTGAAACTCGCAAGTTAAAAATGCTGGTGGGTAAATTTTCTTAAGGATCTGAAGATTTTAGTGTTAAGAAAATATACTCTACTTACCTATCTACTCTGTTCCAGATACCAAGATCGAACGAGACCCAAGTAGCGCTGAATTCCCTCGTTCTTGCCAGCACGGGAAGGTACCGCTGCGAAGTATCTGCTGAAGCTCCTTCTTTCCAGACCGTTTCTGACCATGGAGATATGCTAGTTGTGGGTAAGACTATAATAACAAAAACGTTGAAATACTAATGAGATAAAAAAAGGCAATTTCTCagttttctatttacaatacGTAATTTGACTTATACAATATATGCATACTTGTATTGCAGCGCTCCCAACAGAAGGACCAAAGATCCGAGGAGGCCGACCAAGGTATCAGCTGGGAGATAGTGTTAGGGTCAACTGCACTTCCGGCAGGTCGAAGCCTCCAGCACAACTCATGTGGTTTATCAATGGAGAACAGGTTAAcgataacattttctttaattgataACTGGACGTTATCTCAACGTCGATTGTGATCATTGggcattttaataatgtattactggttatattacatttacttttttaacatatatgtGTATGTAAAGGACATTGATAGTTctcctatatttatttaaatattttataaatgatattaagatagttatagaataaaaaattaaaatactaaaattaaatagtttaaaattatgaattaggTTGTTGTATAACCTTTATCAAAAAGGCATGGATTCgttgatttaaatagttttgagagtattttataaaaaggtttgattttaattttaagaattcttaaaggttttgttgttgtaaaaagTGTGAAGGGCTACTGTTTTTCTTCTTTATGATATTTTGCGAATATGTGACTGGTCATTCTTACTCGTGGGGAATTTGATGTTTGCCCGCCGTCCTTGGGAAAAAACTTACAGGTTAGCTGATATATTGAATTGATGAATGTACAgtctgtattattataataaatttttaattaacatttatatttgtgtataataaaGGGTGTTCCGAAAAGTATGACACAAATGTATGTGAATGTTAGTACTcatgatttaaaacaaaacatttcctatcaaaagaaaaaaataacaagaaaaatcaaacagtataattaaaaaagatttaaaagataccaactattttgcaatttttattacaattccaacggtactttttgaACGAAATCACTAAACGCGTAACAATGACGACTAATTTAAAGGCACGCTATATATGCTCCAAACATGTAACACTagctgatgcctctcaactgaCAATAATGTTTGTTGCTCTCGGGTTGTATTAGCGTACCTTTCAAATGGTTGTGCTCTCTTATGCGTTGGTGAATTTAGTTAAACAAGTACCGTTCgaactataatacatatttcaaaaaGTATGTTATCTTATAGTttgttataaattgtgtaaaacaatataatgccTCATAATTGACAATAGTTTTTGTTGCTTTCCGGCTTGTACAAGCATACATTTAAAGTGGTCATGCTTGCTTATGCTTTTATGGATTTCGTTGAACTTATGCATCGTTGGAATCGCAATATAATTTActactaattttattcttgtacatattttatgcctatacattttttgttgaattaaaatgaaatgtctgaataaattaaaattgaaatgttcttaataaaatttgcCATTTTGCTAATATTAGGGCAAATCACACCATTAGAGTTCTGagtttttctattatatatcCATACTTAAATTGAATATCTTTAGATACACTAATTCtagagatataaattattttatatataccaaATAGCGGCTAGCAGCTAAATGGCACAGATATCCATCTATGCTAAGAGGCTattgtttaaattgaataaaaaaggtatttgaaaacactatttttaaattcaagttcTACTAAATGAACTCAATGTTCTAGGCGGAGCGCTCGTTTCTGCGAGGGCCCAAGATCGAATCCGTAGGAAACGAGGGTCTAGAGGTTACCACGCTCGGGCTGGACTTCAAGGTGGAGGCGAAGCATTTCCGACGTGGTGACCTAAAGCTCAAGTGTTTGGCGACGATCGCCACCATCTACTGGAACAGCAACGAGGAGAGTGTGGAGGGCGAGAAGCCCCAGAGGAGACCCGGGGAGGCACTGGAGGTCAAGGAGACAAACAAATCCCGTGCAGACCGTGTCCTAAGTCACAGGCCATGtgagtttcaaatatatttttttcatctagATAGTGCTGACTTGATCTCTAAGGATAACCTCCTTGATAAACTTTTAGGATtactcaaaatgtattattattagttagttTAAATACCGTTTTAATAAAAGTGTCTGTACAGATAatattcaaattacaatatagtatAGAAGAGTGTTATTGTCAAACCACAGAAACATACAGTGGTTTAAAtaagatgattttaaaaaaatgaaatatttctctcaAAATGTACATGTAATTTCAAATGTGTAGAACTAATACGTTCCAAAACATAGTTTTTcttaaatgaagaaaattaataataaatcccCTTGTATATgtaattatgaaagaaataagTGATCTGAAACCATACACGGAACTGTTGAATGGTTGATTTATAGTTTCATTTCAactgtttaattgttatttttatttcgtctTTGTTTGCGTTTCAATGGAAAGTTTCACATCATGTGGACGTTCaagcatttttatatattttacctaatgatataatgataatgaaataatgatatttattccgcaagtacatacaaaattagaaatacattttcgtCTCGGAATTTCACTAAACCATCATTATCCAGTTTCGATGGTtaggcaaacaaaaattaaaaactaattattcagtcTACCTCAAGTTGACACATAATATCTTCGGGCTTGTgcacatagataaatataataaatgatgtaaataaatgttttataataaataatgtaaataaagttctataataaataatgtaaataaatgttctataataaataatgtaaataattgttctataataaataatgtaaatatatgttgtataaagaataaataaataaattagatatagttaacaacacatatataaatatcaacaaatctaaataacaataacaaaacttaacaaattatataacaaaactttaaccagttaacaattttttttataataataaataatgtaaactgtaactctctataataaataatgtaaataaatgttctataataaataatgtaaataaatgttgtattaataatatatatatatcgtatgagggacaaaggcagctatccataaataaataaattaaaaattacaatttattaaaaagtacgtaagaacaaagttcttgagtcataaattaaaaataatattaaaatctccgtcacaaagctaaatcccaaattactgagccagtttagagacccatcctctaaatcactcagaccagccagaccaccagaaaacaatcgcaaagggcagtcgtttacaatgtgctcaattgtctgagagtttgcgccacaatcacacgtctggtcgtcagtaataccccaattgaatttccagtgattgcttctcccaaccccagttcgaaaacgattcaataaaacccattcctttcgaggaatttccaagccacccgctgctttcgtaggatcggatatcaagaacttgttccgtccatcgaatgattcccaggatgacgcccagttagcattaggcgtaaagttctcctctatcaactgggatgctgttcgtagtgatggcttgcgtgatttgagccggctatcttgctgaggaaggtcgcgcgtataacgggcaattcgggattggacacgatcttattgaactctctcagaagagcctctttgcgtctaatctcaggtggtgctatattgctcagcactgggagccaaggtgttggtgttgccatgagagttccagtaattgtcctcatggccctattaagaacgacatcgacctctcgcacatgtgcactattaagccacacaggaggagcacaatattcagcagcggagtacacaagggacaaagaagtggttacgcagtactttagcgttggctccccaagttgatccagcaagatgctgtactatattagcccttgttttcagctttgctgctgtcttttgaaggtgacttttaaaagtgagagatcggtctaaggtaactcccagatactgaggatgttcattatgtttcaatttgacaccatcaagagttatatttaacttgtagttcgccagtctgttatttaggtggaaacatgatacttcagttttattaggatttggatttagcttccaggctctaaaataatctgcgaggactgaaaagatcatcagtgagtgcctgttctgttttctttatgtcattatgttggtatgctaaggcaatatcatccgcataaataaactttctggataacgttgttgggatgtcggcagagtacacgttgaacaacaaaggagcaagtactgagccctgtggaaggccgtttttaagttgcctgaaagaactttcctcacggccaaggcatacttttataagcctgtcgctaatcattgaattaagaagccgcagaaggaaagggcaaggaattagattatagagctttactaaaaggccttttctccagacagtgtcgtaagctgcagtaaggtctataaaaggctgtagaggtttttgctctcctttcaaaaccattctcaataaaagttgttagcgcaagcacctggtcacagcagttacgaccaggtctaaagccagcttgatctataggaatgctggcattgagaatgggaaatattctattatagatcaacctctccagcagcttataacacacactcaacagggctatgggcctatagctctcaatacgctctgggtctttgttgggcttcaaaactgcgattattttagatcttttaaatgctgcaggcaggttacctgtagccagtatttcgttgaacactgtaagaagccagtatttaactttgattcctgagtactttaggaattctgggaagacattatcgataccggctgccttcccaactgacagagcggagatggccacttcaatttcatcaagttcaaatgctctcgatatttccatcggagcttgccgactgcttttaaattcgtttaacttgtagttaaccagcttgtcagatgggtggcgaactgacttggacaaagcaacaatacgctttgctattgcacagggtttcggatgtgacaaagaaactgttcgtcgaaggcttgccggtggagagctttctcaagagggaccaagctttacggctactatgggtgaagttaaggttttccattgtgtgtaccacttttctcttcttgctttgtcaagagattgtagcagccgatcagctgtttctgtgttcccggtgtcattgaaactcactgtaaaggtcctcacactcttgactccaacctggcacatagctctttcgaaatcctcgtggaatgcacagtttagcagtagccaggactagctttgtgaaccggtcatagtttcttatcgtgggagggatgaacctgatgccatcatcaagtctagatgtaaaggctttccaatcagctttgttaaaattccagcgaggccgagggaaggatcttacaagaggaatcttgattccgactgaaataagcacaggcctatgctgagaatgaggaaaggcaccaagaactttcctcccaactgctaaaggcttaagagagcgggcacaagagcaaaaacataggtctggagtataaccacgacgccagcgggctgaataaaaagtgtgggcgtctttggcatcatgtattaatattaagttgttatttcagcccaactagttaaaactcgtaccattgtcgtcatccgatgagtatccccacgagctgtgatgactgttaaagtccccaatgtaaaggacggggtgtccaaatatgggaagtactgtgtcagaccattgtctattaggtggtttgtagacatttactatagttgtttctgacactttcaccaccagtacaaaaatatcgtcatcacagctcttgtaaatcggggacacatcatcgatgccctgcctaacataagttgccactccgttattttctgtggccaatggcttctacaagtgtatatccagggatattgcctcttgcacaggtgttagaattctcaatgtgagtctcctggagtgctaggacatcgacgttgttctttatcataattttgcttaggcactcacatttagatctgctcagaccctcggcgttaaaataacatatatttaaaaagagagcaatatttaaaaaatcagtatttgtttggccctgagaaggaccgtttgtttggtcttcgatagctgccataactgggagatcacaagagtgacggtccagctaccaaaaattgctgttcggtttagcgttacccagggagcacgtgtagcaagctacggacgcgaaaCAAACTTCACCCccctataaatataaatacaacttcaccacaactataaatataaatatattatagtttataataaatataactataatatatttatttattatagttgtataataaataaatatattaattaaatatagttaacaacacatatagaaatatcaacaaatctaaagaacaataacaaaacttaactaAATATATAGCAAATCTTTAACCagttatcaattttattaaatttttttgagagtttaaagaaaaataaaataaaataaaagagttcTAACTTAATACTTTTGCCAACTGCATAATTTCCCTCATCCAGCAAAAAGctttttagggttttttaaatatgtttaaagatttaattcttttaattttttcgggaattagattaaagatgaaataaacctttaaaattaaaataaatttaatatctgtgaacttttataataaataagtaatgtatcgataaattttaaattttataacgttTATCTAAAATGAAGTTACAAAATAGCATAGATACATAGGTATTAAGTACTCACTGGACCCTATGTTGATAATATGTTTAAGGGAGTTCACTAAAGTCACGCCTAAAAATACTTATCAGATACATAGTTCTAAGTTGTGAGATATGGACTCTTAGTTGATCGAATTCTCTGTGCATGGAGCTGCTTAAAAATGCTTAGGGTGTCTACGCATTAAAATGAagatgttaatgtattattataactgGGTTGATGCCGCACAAAAGTGAGCGTTGAAATTGAGCgttattcaatttttgtattgcAGTAGGACCAGAAAATGTAATGCACAAACTTTGCTCTACGTCCTGTCAAATACAGTATTAGGAACAGTTGCCAACACTAACATTTTGAAGTTCAAGTACAAATCGCTAAAAGTTTGTGTCAATTATGAACAATGTCCTTAAACCATACGAAGGgggttacaattaaaaattaatttatcgtGTGTAAAAGAGTATATTAacccatataaaatattaaaggtataaaataacaaattgaattaCGAAAATGGGTATGAGAGTGAGTTTCTTCCGATTTCGCTCTAGGATCGAAACATAATAATGGTGTCTATCGCCTTAtcataaaactaaacattatatg
This Homalodisca vitripennis isolate AUS2020 chromosome 3, UT_GWSS_2.1, whole genome shotgun sequence DNA region includes the following protein-coding sequences:
- the LOC124358214 gene encoding uncharacterized protein LOC124358214; its protein translation is MMHIWVLISLTVWNVLNKGYPVDGLSLTAVRIEGHAILGNHSVLECQFDLQGETLYSVKWYKDGNEFFRYLPRDKPPVQVFPMEGIDVDIPRSNETQVALNSLVLASTGRYRCEVSAEAPSFQTVSDHGDMLVVALPTEGPKIRGGRPRYQLGDSVRVNCTSGRSKPPAQLMWFINGEQAERSFLRGPKIESVGNEGLEVTTLGLDFKVEAKHFRRGDLKLKCLATIATIYWNSNEESVEGEKPQRRPGEALEVKETNKSRADRVLSHRPYNIQITI